Proteins encoded together in one Pseudomonas oryzicola window:
- a CDS encoding gamma carbonic anhydrase family protein, with amino-acid sequence MKYRLGDLRVESHPTSWAAPTATLIGKVRLQANASVWFGAVLRGDNELIDIGEGSNVQDGTVMHTDMGSPLTLGRGVTVGHNAMLHGCTVGDYSLIGINAVILNGARIGKHCIIGANALIAEGKEIPDGSLVMGSPGKVVRELTEQQKRMLEASAAHYVHNAQRYARELVVDDE; translated from the coding sequence ATGAAATACCGCCTGGGCGACCTGCGGGTCGAGAGCCACCCCACCAGTTGGGCCGCACCCACTGCCACCCTGATCGGCAAGGTACGCCTGCAGGCCAATGCCAGCGTGTGGTTTGGCGCGGTGTTGCGGGGCGACAACGAGCTGATCGACATCGGCGAAGGCAGCAACGTGCAGGATGGCACGGTGATGCACACCGACATGGGGTCGCCGCTGACCCTGGGCAGGGGCGTGACCGTCGGCCACAACGCCATGCTGCATGGCTGCACGGTAGGCGACTACAGCCTGATCGGTATCAACGCAGTCATCCTCAACGGCGCGCGTATCGGCAAGCACTGTATCATCGGTGCCAATGCGCTGATTGCCGAGGGCAAGGAGATTCCCGACGGTTCCCTGGTGATGGGCTCACCAGGCAAGGTCGTGCGCGAGCTGACCGAACAGCAGAAGCGCATGCTCGAAGCCAGTGCCGCGCATTACGTGCACAATGCCCAGCGTTATGCTCGGGAACTGGTGGTTGACGATGAGTGA
- a CDS encoding CoA pyrophosphatase has product MLDELLRRMSNHQPASMETDRRFPEAAVLLPITRSEVPELVLTLRAKGLSTHGGEVAFPGGRRDPEDPDLVFTALREAEEEIGLPPGLVEVIGPLSPLISLHGLKVTPFVGLIPDFVEYRANDAEIAAVFSVPLEFFRQDPREHTHRIDYQGRSWYVPSYRYGEYKIWGLSAIMIVELVNLLFDAGISLHQPPERYIEN; this is encoded by the coding sequence ATGCTGGACGAGCTACTTCGCCGAATGAGCAACCACCAACCCGCCTCAATGGAAACCGACCGGCGGTTCCCCGAAGCAGCGGTCCTCTTGCCCATTACCCGTAGCGAAGTACCCGAACTGGTCCTCACCCTGCGCGCCAAGGGCTTGTCCACGCATGGCGGCGAAGTGGCCTTTCCCGGTGGCCGCCGCGACCCGGAAGACCCGGACCTGGTGTTCACCGCATTGCGCGAGGCCGAAGAGGAAATCGGCCTGCCGCCCGGCCTGGTGGAAGTGATCGGCCCGCTCAGCCCGCTGATTTCGCTGCACGGCCTGAAAGTGACGCCATTCGTCGGGCTTATTCCGGATTTTGTCGAGTACCGCGCCAATGACGCCGAGATCGCGGCAGTATTCAGCGTGCCGCTGGAATTCTTCCGCCAGGACCCGCGCGAACATACCCACCGTATCGATTACCAGGGGCGCAGCTGGTATGTGCCCAGCTATCGCTACGGCGAATACAAGATCTGGGGCTTGTCGGCAATCATGATCGTCGAGCTGGTCAACCTGCTGTTCGATGCCGGCATCAGCCTGCACCAGCCGCCTGAGCGTTACATCGAAAACTGA
- a CDS encoding NUDIX hydrolase has product MKFCSTCGQLVTQRIPAGDSRLRYVCESCQTIHYQNPNIVAGVLPTWGSQVLLCRRAIEPRRGFWTLPAGFMENGETLDQAARRETVEEACARLGSMTLYQLFDLPHINQVHVFFRAELADLDFAIGVESLEVRLFEEHEIPWGELAFRTVTRTLECYYRDRIGQQYPIGHEYLPPMNVSTTT; this is encoded by the coding sequence ATGAAATTCTGCAGCACATGCGGCCAGCTGGTCACTCAGCGGATCCCTGCAGGCGACAGCCGCTTGCGGTATGTCTGCGAATCCTGCCAGACCATCCACTACCAGAACCCCAATATCGTTGCCGGCGTACTGCCGACCTGGGGCAGCCAGGTATTGCTGTGCCGGCGCGCCATCGAGCCGCGCCGGGGCTTCTGGACCCTGCCTGCCGGGTTCATGGAAAATGGCGAAACCCTCGACCAGGCGGCCCGTCGTGAAACCGTCGAGGAAGCCTGCGCACGGCTCGGCAGCATGACGCTGTACCAGCTGTTCGACCTGCCGCACATCAACCAGGTGCATGTGTTCTTCCGCGCCGAGCTGGCGGACCTTGATTTCGCTATCGGCGTCGAAAGCCTGGAGGTGCGGCTGTTCGAGGAACACGAGATACCGTGGGGCGAGCTGGCTTTCCGCACAGTCACACGCACACTAGAATGCTACTATCGCGACCGCATCGGGCAGCAGTACCCCATAGGCCATGAATACCTGCCGCCGATGAATGTCTCGACCACTACCTAG
- a CDS encoding L,D-transpeptidase family protein, whose product MRWLLALFCLCVTSVSQAAFTETIIRKPQPAAQTPSPSQQAMQPLIDKVLVIKSERRLQLISRGEPLKTYRISLGKQPKGAKEREGDKKTPEGLYWLDWRKQSDRFNLAIHINYPNVNDAARATREGVSAGSMIMIHGTPINDEYPEWYFHTLDWTDGCIAMRNRDMQEVWDLVRDGTLIEIRP is encoded by the coding sequence ATGCGCTGGTTGCTTGCCCTTTTCTGCCTTTGCGTTACCTCAGTGTCCCAGGCGGCGTTCACCGAGACCATCATCCGCAAACCCCAGCCGGCAGCGCAAACCCCATCGCCCTCGCAACAGGCCATGCAACCGCTGATCGACAAGGTGCTGGTGATCAAGTCCGAACGTCGCCTGCAACTGATCAGCCGTGGCGAACCCCTGAAAACCTACCGCATCTCCCTGGGCAAGCAGCCCAAGGGCGCCAAGGAGCGCGAGGGTGACAAGAAGACCCCCGAGGGCCTTTACTGGCTGGACTGGCGCAAGCAAAGCGACCGCTTCAACCTGGCCATCCACATCAACTACCCGAACGTCAACGATGCCGCCCGTGCGACCCGTGAAGGGGTGAGTGCCGGCAGCATGATCATGATTCACGGCACGCCGATCAACGACGAGTACCCGGAGTGGTACTTCCATACGCTGGACTGGACCGACGGCTGCATTGCCATGCGCAACCGCGACATGCAGGAAGTGTGGGACCTGGTGCGCGACGGCACGCTGATCGAGATCCGCCCTTGA
- a CDS encoding PhoX family protein, protein MSRDTGDNLDRNQSGNLPMASVMGAYLSRRSVMRGSLGAAIAMIAGTGLTGCFDGGGSHQDDPVTEPPVTEPEVPKLALGFQSIPGSRTDACVVAAGYSAYVLAPWGTPINSNGNPWKADGSNTSTDQANAMGMHHDGMHFFPINGSSEDGLLAINFEYIDTAALHPAGPTTDVKGKRPAEEVRKEINAHGAGVVRLQKVDGRWQVVDNDPLNRRFTTASRMDITGPLRGTDHVKTKYSPDGTHCRGTNNNCGNGYTPWGTYLTCEENWPGIFVNKGTCPEDQRRIGVSTSSGQYKWETAAGDNSEVADEFARFDVTVKGASATDDYRNEASTYGYIVEIDPYDSGTLATKRTALGRFRHEGCAPGLPVAGKPLVWYMGDDSNNEYLYKWVSTAVWDAADANPANRLATGAKYLDRGRLYVARFNADGTGVWLLLDVATTTTAGSTLGALYGDLPGIILNTRGAADAVGATPMDRPEWTTVNPLNGDVYLTLTNNSARSPGKVDAANPRGPNRHGHIIRWHDSDDQLSFTWDIFVFGANAAGTADINRSGLTELNQFASPDGMSFDSRGVLWFETDNGESTVTDYTNDQLLAVIPTNLVDASGKQVPVNAQNQVDLRRFFVGPNGCEVTGITFTPDNKTLFINVQHPGNWPYTDRATEATPAGTTLRPRAATVVIQRIDGGEIGTV, encoded by the coding sequence ATGAGTCGAGATACCGGCGACAACCTGGACCGGAACCAAAGCGGCAACCTGCCGATGGCCAGCGTCATGGGCGCCTACCTGAGCCGTCGCAGCGTGATGCGTGGCAGCCTGGGTGCCGCCATCGCCATGATTGCCGGTACCGGCCTGACAGGCTGCTTCGACGGTGGCGGTTCGCATCAGGATGATCCCGTCACCGAACCGCCGGTGACCGAGCCGGAAGTGCCAAAACTGGCATTGGGCTTCCAGTCCATCCCCGGCTCGCGCACTGACGCCTGCGTGGTTGCAGCCGGCTACAGCGCTTATGTGCTGGCCCCGTGGGGCACGCCGATCAACAGCAACGGCAACCCATGGAAGGCCGACGGCAGCAATACCTCGACCGACCAGGCCAACGCCATGGGCATGCACCATGACGGCATGCATTTCTTCCCCATCAACGGCAGCTCGGAAGACGGCCTGCTGGCGATCAACTTCGAGTACATCGACACCGCCGCGCTGCACCCGGCCGGCCCGACCACCGATGTCAAGGGCAAACGCCCGGCCGAGGAAGTACGCAAGGAAATCAACGCCCACGGCGCCGGCGTAGTGCGCCTGCAGAAAGTCGACGGGCGCTGGCAGGTGGTCGACAACGACCCGCTGAACCGGCGCTTCACCACGGCTTCGCGCATGGACATCACCGGCCCCCTGCGCGGCACCGATCATGTGAAGACCAAGTATTCGCCGGATGGCACCCACTGCCGCGGCACCAATAACAACTGCGGCAACGGCTACACCCCGTGGGGCACCTACCTGACCTGTGAAGAGAACTGGCCAGGCATTTTCGTCAACAAAGGTACCTGCCCCGAGGACCAGCGCCGTATTGGCGTAAGCACTTCCAGCGGCCAGTACAAATGGGAAACCGCGGCTGGTGACAACAGCGAGGTAGCCGACGAATTCGCCCGTTTCGACGTCACCGTCAAAGGTGCCAGCGCCACCGACGACTATCGCAACGAAGCCAGCACCTACGGCTACATCGTCGAGATCGACCCGTATGACAGCGGCACTCTGGCCACCAAGCGCACCGCGCTGGGCCGTTTCCGTCACGAGGGCTGCGCCCCGGGCCTGCCGGTCGCCGGCAAGCCGCTGGTGTGGTACATGGGTGACGACTCGAACAACGAGTACCTGTACAAGTGGGTGTCCACCGCCGTGTGGGATGCCGCCGACGCCAACCCGGCCAACCGCCTGGCCACCGGCGCCAAGTACCTCGACCGGGGCAGGCTTTACGTGGCGCGCTTCAATGCTGATGGCACCGGGGTATGGTTGCTGCTGGACGTCGCCACCACGACCACTGCCGGCAGCACGCTGGGCGCATTGTATGGCGACCTGCCGGGGATCATCCTCAACACCCGCGGCGCTGCCGATGCCGTGGGTGCAACGCCGATGGACCGCCCGGAATGGACCACGGTCAACCCGCTCAACGGCGACGTATACCTGACCCTGACCAACAACAGCGCGCGTTCCCCTGGAAAGGTCGATGCCGCCAACCCGCGCGGCCCGAACCGTCACGGCCACATCATCCGCTGGCACGACAGCGACGACCAGCTGAGCTTCACCTGGGACATCTTCGTGTTCGGCGCCAATGCGGCTGGCACCGCCGACATCAACCGCTCGGGCCTGACCGAACTGAACCAGTTCGCCAGCCCTGACGGCATGAGCTTCGATAGCCGTGGCGTGCTGTGGTTCGAGACCGACAACGGCGAGAGCACAGTGACCGACTACACCAATGACCAGTTGCTGGCGGTGATCCCGACCAACCTGGTCGATGCCAGCGGCAAACAGGTGCCGGTGAATGCGCAGAACCAGGTGGACCTGCGCCGCTTCTTCGTCGGCCCGAATGGTTGCGAGGTGACCGGAATCACCTTCACCCCCGACAACAAGACGCTGTTCATCAACGTCCAACACCCGGGCAACTGGCCGTATACCGACAGGGCCACCGAGGCCACCCCGGCAGGGACCACGCTAAGGCCGCGGGCGGCGACGGTAGTGATTCAGCGTATTGATGGTGGGGAGATCGGGACCGTATGA
- the tatA gene encoding twin-arginine translocase TatA/TatE family subunit yields the protein MGGIGIWQLVIVLLIVFLLFGTKRLKGLGSDVGEAIQGFRKSMGGDNEANARDHTQVQQQCPLTGQAARQQQAERQA from the coding sequence ATGGGTGGCATTGGCATCTGGCAACTGGTGATCGTACTGCTGATCGTATTCCTGCTGTTTGGTACCAAGCGCCTCAAGGGCCTGGGCAGCGATGTGGGCGAGGCGATCCAGGGGTTTCGCAAGTCCATGGGCGGCGACAATGAAGCCAACGCCCGTGACCACACGCAGGTGCAACAGCAATGCCCGCTGACCGGCCAGGCTGCGCGGCAGCAGCAAGCGGAACGCCAGGCCTGA
- a CDS encoding Sec-independent protein translocase subunit TatA/TatB, with amino-acid sequence MLEAGFSERLPVGIVALLVLGTVRLSLAACNLGRGDARVTRTVGARG; translated from the coding sequence ATGCTCGAAGCAGGCTTCAGCGAGCGGCTGCCGGTCGGCATCGTCGCATTGCTGGTGCTGGGCACGGTGCGCCTGTCGCTGGCGGCATGCAACCTCGGCCGTGGCGATGCGCGGGTTACGCGTACTGTTGGAGCGCGAGGCTGA
- a CDS encoding HET-C-related protein, with amino-acid sequence MSALLDRLTTTFALDQLTETAASLSPQAFHLLLAPVFGDDLPEACYQCLHDALGEGTLANPVHQIGTQAKGRASYDNATRIIHLHPDVIEAARRQPSGACELAIILLHEFGHHLDCLLRQEYAPRLTAGSIHVAQDARLEEGARFAYLFCEIGPREPGKLTVAHLHGGDADIHIQVDQQALQHYIRLSQGHGAQHRENRYASHEGFSAGQGNEAHGYESWGHGSIEEDLKYAGFDEKQRKAIYFGNWLRDYSQLLDPKLVRAADAPKDFPAKISRAVLTQLVDLLALRAFPSLQSTPQERSHYVVTPDMLGVYRPSEHIDNPFNPWPPTVDPRTIDEAFEAPIAEDHALLQVDPDTSMKRYIFTSVDYMSNCLRDAMAAGPTPKGMRLFGAALHVLEDYFAHSNYAELSLRKQKHDRVLPWTAKVDCRHDWPVVTGMFAGSDVIASLAEPMANLLFKPSGSFESITPGQRANSEVALLILLQDHPDPKWQQYLQTSLEVRDTLADLPGFNGLRLVSWLISSPIRGAQDLLKLGYKTLLNLIGNSVDDLQTLRLGNPELCGSTNPTHSQLAKDHDVHPLHTLAALMARVAVREVGKAMYHHWHGTRLLDPVKIARSYFTHPFDSEWQDELVSHWASEHREMIEQAGNVSIFATLHDHAHQEVDTSVWDRVRGLFG; translated from the coding sequence ATGAGCGCTTTACTCGACCGCCTGACGACTACTTTCGCCCTCGACCAACTGACTGAAACCGCCGCCTCACTTTCGCCACAAGCCTTCCACTTGCTGCTTGCACCTGTATTCGGCGACGACCTGCCTGAAGCGTGCTATCAGTGCTTGCACGACGCACTGGGTGAAGGCACGTTGGCCAACCCGGTCCACCAGATTGGTACACAAGCCAAAGGCAGGGCCAGCTACGACAATGCCACCCGCATCATCCACCTGCATCCCGATGTGATCGAGGCTGCACGCCGACAGCCGAGCGGCGCCTGCGAACTGGCGATCATCCTGCTACACGAGTTCGGTCACCACCTGGACTGCCTCCTGCGCCAGGAATACGCACCTCGCCTGACCGCAGGCAGCATCCACGTTGCCCAGGACGCCAGGCTCGAAGAGGGTGCCCGCTTTGCTTATCTGTTCTGCGAAATTGGACCACGCGAGCCTGGCAAGTTGACGGTCGCTCACCTCCACGGCGGTGATGCGGATATACACATTCAGGTCGATCAGCAGGCGCTGCAGCACTACATACGCCTGAGCCAGGGCCATGGGGCGCAGCACAGAGAAAACCGCTATGCGAGCCATGAGGGCTTTTCGGCTGGGCAAGGCAATGAGGCGCATGGGTACGAGTCTTGGGGCCACGGCTCGATCGAGGAAGATCTGAAGTATGCAGGCTTTGACGAAAAGCAGCGCAAGGCGATCTATTTTGGCAACTGGTTGCGCGACTACTCACAGTTGCTCGACCCCAAGCTGGTGCGAGCCGCCGATGCCCCCAAGGACTTCCCGGCCAAGATTTCAAGGGCCGTGCTTACCCAGCTCGTCGATCTTCTGGCACTGAGAGCCTTCCCCAGCCTGCAAAGCACGCCGCAAGAGCGCAGCCACTATGTGGTCACGCCAGACATGCTTGGGGTCTATCGCCCCAGCGAACACATAGACAACCCGTTCAATCCTTGGCCTCCCACCGTCGACCCACGCACCATCGACGAAGCCTTCGAGGCGCCCATCGCCGAGGATCACGCCCTGCTCCAGGTCGACCCTGATACCTCCATGAAGCGCTACATCTTCACTTCGGTCGACTACATGAGCAACTGCCTGCGTGACGCCATGGCGGCGGGTCCAACGCCGAAAGGCATGCGCCTGTTCGGCGCGGCCTTGCATGTGCTCGAAGACTACTTCGCCCACTCCAACTATGCAGAACTGAGCCTGCGCAAACAAAAACACGACCGTGTATTACCATGGACCGCAAAGGTCGATTGCAGGCACGATTGGCCAGTAGTCACCGGCATGTTCGCCGGCTCCGATGTGATCGCCAGCCTGGCCGAGCCAATGGCAAACCTGTTGTTCAAGCCTTCCGGCAGCTTCGAGAGCATTACCCCCGGCCAACGCGCGAACTCGGAAGTTGCATTGTTGATTCTGCTGCAAGACCATCCTGACCCGAAATGGCAGCAGTATCTGCAGACCTCCCTCGAGGTGCGCGACACGCTGGCTGACCTCCCAGGGTTCAATGGCCTGCGGCTGGTCTCATGGCTCATCAGTTCGCCCATAAGGGGCGCCCAGGACCTGCTCAAGCTGGGCTACAAGACCCTGCTCAACCTGATCGGCAATAGCGTTGACGACCTACAGACGCTGCGCCTGGGCAATCCTGAACTGTGCGGTTCGACCAACCCGACCCATTCACAACTCGCCAAAGACCATGACGTCCATCCTCTGCATACCTTGGCCGCGCTCATGGCTCGCGTTGCGGTACGCGAGGTGGGCAAGGCCATGTACCATCACTGGCACGGAACGCGCCTGCTCGATCCGGTGAAAATCGCGCGCAGCTACTTTACCCACCCCTTTGACAGCGAGTGGCAGGACGAACTGGTCAGCCATTGGGCATCCGAGCACCGTGAGATGATCGAGCAAGCCGGCAATGTCTCGATCTTTGCCACATTGCACGATCATGCTCACCAAGAGGTCGATACAAGCGTCTGGGACCGCGTGCGAGGGCTGTTCGGATAG
- a CDS encoding NGG1p interacting factor NIF3 — MYKLAFFVPASHVEVVKAAVFAAGGGRIGDYDHCAWQTLGQGQFRPLDGSQPFLGQTGQVEVVEEWKVELVVADELIAQVVAALKRSHPYEAPAYEVWPLADF; from the coding sequence GTGTACAAGCTCGCCTTCTTCGTCCCCGCCAGCCACGTCGAGGTGGTCAAGGCCGCTGTGTTCGCCGCAGGTGGCGGGCGCATCGGTGATTATGACCACTGCGCCTGGCAGACCCTGGGCCAGGGCCAGTTCCGCCCGCTGGACGGCAGCCAGCCGTTCCTCGGGCAAACCGGCCAGGTCGAGGTGGTGGAGGAGTGGAAGGTGGAACTGGTGGTGGCCGACGAACTGATCGCTCAGGTCGTCGCTGCGCTCAAACGGAGCCATCCCTACGAGGCACCGGCATACGAAGTATGGCCATTGGCTGACTTCTGA